GCCCTGTGATCTGCACATCTATCTCATACACCAAGAAAATGTGCTTGATAGGAagtattattgtttttgtggAAGAGTCTTTAAAGGGCCAGCAGGGTAGGGGAGCTGAGGGAGTCGGAGGACTGGTCGTTGCTGTTGCTTCCTCTCCTGTGGGCGATGCCACAGGTGGGGAAGGTCTCAGCCTCTGGGAAGGTAAACACAAACGAAGACGTGTAGGTGGTGCAGGCTGGCGTGCAGGTCACCACAGGCGTGCACAGGGGTTCAAAGTCACCGTTATTGGCTGTGGCGTGAAGGGGCTCCCAGTCCTGAGTTGTGTACAGGGAGTTGGACAGGTCGACCTCTGGGACTGACCGCGCTGACTCCATCTCCGTCTTTGCCAGCAGGTCCAGAGACTCCTCCAGGACGGAGGACTCCAGGTCTGCCATCTTGACGGCGCTGCTGGAGATGGTGGCGGTGGAGAGGACGGAGCTTGTAGTGGAGAAGAGGGAGTTGGAGGTTGAGGTGTAGGTTGGCTGGCTGGAAGCGATAGTGGTTGCCTTTGGGATGGTGGTCTCTGACTGGGAGGACACGGCGGTGGACAGGCAGGGGTGGGCGGGAGAAAGGGAGACCACAGAGAAGTCACTGTCCAGCTCTGAGGGGATTTTGCAGATGGGCTGATGGGCAGCCAGAATGAACTCAAGCCTTTCCTTCTCCTTCAACAGATTAGCAATATCATTCTGCAGATTGGACTTCTCATCCTCCAGCTGATCAGTTTCCTGCAcgggggagagaaaaagaggaagtggCATGAGCTTAGCTGTTGGATAACACTTCTAGTAGCTGTGGCGAGGAATGCATTTTGATGACTGATAGTAAATCTGTGGCATACTTACAGCTTGCAGACTGTCTGTAAGCTCTCTCCTCCTGTTGCGGCATTTGGCTGCTGCCTGCTTGTTCCTCTCTCTGCGaactctcttcttctcctcctcctcaggtgAACACTGCACATAAGACAAGAAAAAGTTAGCTCCATGATAACTCACACTCTGTAACACTGAAGTCACTATTTATTATGtaacacttgaagtgcatggcgAGATAATTACCTGTTCTGCTCTGCCCCTCTTGGCAGAGTTATGAGCCTTGGATGCAGACCTCATGCCTGGTCTGGTGTATGCTGGGCTGGGGCTGTAGGGGTGAGGTCTGTGAGAGGGGGCCACTGAGGAGATCAAAGGCTGGACCATCCACTGCAGATCCGGGCTTGTTGAAATGGCTGTGACAGTGGGGATGAAGGAGGCACTTGATGCTGTCAGGTCGGTGAAATCCTGTGGGCAATGAAGGAAGAGGATCATGAGTACATTTTGGTATACTTTGAGGAAGGGGGGGATGCAGCATTGCAAGATGAGCTATAAAAAGCCGGGTGGTTTAAAAATATCCATATGATGTCAGATGTGACGTTACAGTCTCTCTATGGGGTTTCCAGGTGGATGAATGAAGCGCGCCTTGCACTGTGTGCAGCGCAGGTCAATAGGCTATTTCAAGCACAACTTAACATTGACAATTAATATTAATCAGTCAGCTTCTAGTTATGATTTAAACTTTATGAGAATAGTGAAAGCTACACTGAGCTTTATTTCTCCAAGTTGCATGCAATTAAACACATGTAAAGATCTTATACATTGTAATAAAAGTTGAATAATATGTGACTGGACATACCTGAGACTGGGGGGATCCCATGCTGGAGTAAGATCCGGCTGGTGACGGAAAGTATCCCACATTGTCCCCGGACGGGGAAGCGGTGCTGCAGCGGGAGGAATCGCACTCCGTGTTGAAAGAGGTAAACATCATCGTTCCCCAAAAAACCAAGCAGGAAGATCCAAACAAATGTAAACTTGAGATGAGGAAATCCTTCTGTGAGGTTTGGGAAAGACTCTTTAAATCGCCGCTCTCGTTATATTCTCTCTTGTCGTTGTTCTGCTACTGAAAGTTTGAATGCTAACTCTGAGAGATCGGGCCTCTTATATAGCCTGAGAAGGACCGGCCGAATGACGTCGGCAAAGGGGGAGCGCTCTTCACCCGACACCGcgaggaaaaaaacaccaaaacactCACATAACAACGCAGCGATAAAACCAACCATCACTTATACACTCTTTAAATACACTTAAATACACATATACAACCCTTATATATAGTGTTTGAACacaaaaagtcacatttaataatgttttatgaacTCACCCTCGAGAAATGGAATATTCCAGGAACGGGATCCCCGATACGTAATTTTCCAAATATGGTGGGTTCATCCTGTAAAGGGGCGCGGCCTTATGGGAAACACCATCTGAGATTGGCTTACAGCGACATGACGTTATGTAAGACAACAAACACAGCGGCTGTTGTGAAAACTGAAGAACTGGGATAATGGTCATCTAAAGTACAGCCTACACAGCAGAGGACAGCAAAGATAAATATGAACACCgggatttgtctgttctgatcTGAGAATATCAAACAGACGCAATGAAACATGCAGTAATGGGCTGTTTTAACACTGAATAACTCATCAAATTGTTATTATCTGTATCAAGACTATGACTATACTTCACCTCTCTTACTAAGGCAGCATTTAATGGATTTTTATGGAGGCATAACTATAGAAAACCAGTTCATCAAGCTGTGGGTTGAGAAACTTGCAGGGTTCAATCAAGGTACTGTGCTATTGTGTCTCATACAGTATGAGCAGTGAAACAAAGGGTGGCTGCTGACACATTCTCTGTCCTCCACCAGTCTGTTTAACACTGATCCATTTTAATAAAGCACAACTATCAGGCAGAGCTCCACCAACTCACTACCTCCTCCGACTCCAACTGCTCTCACCATGACCACTTTGCAACTCCCCGGCGTCATTCCCATTCCCTGGACATCACAGCTGAGCACATCGACCAGGCGGACACGTCCAGACTCCTACTGTTCCCTAACATAGACCACATCTTCCTGTCTGAACAAGCAGTTTGCCAGCAGTGCCAGCAAATACTAGCACTCAGCATCAACGTGAGGAAGGTGAAGGCAAATGTAACAGGCTGTAGTACATAGTCAAAGCCCTTTAACTGACGCATAGCTCTACTTGGAGTTTAAATAGGTCAGGAATCCCTGAATGCAAACGTGAAAGAGCAGATTTGAATCTttgaaaacttttaaaacacactttcatTACACTGAAAACACTACACTGCAAACATTGTAACAGGGAAGCAATTATTACAGAAGTTTAACTCATATTTTCTTCAAACTATAGCTTGTTGACCCTACTTTCACCTCTCATATCTTTTTTAATGTCTTGATATGTGACGTTAATGAAACCCCAAAGGTGGTGGGACTTTTTAGGCTATAATGTgcaagaaaatttaaaaagaaatatgcaTGTGAACATAATGAGACTATCTTTCTAGCGTCACCTGAGTCTCAAAGAAATGGGTTCATTGGAATGGGATCAAAGCAGCGTGCGTAGGCTGTTTGAAATCCAAACACCATAAACACATGTCAGAGCAGAGGTGATTACATGTGTATTCTGCCCGCAGGCAGTGCTTGTACCTTTCTGTGCACAATCCAAGCGAGGGTGTGTTTCAGTTGCAGAGCGAGCTGATAACCGGTTTGTTTTGTGTACTTTTCCACGACTTTCTCAGGGATGTCCAGGCTCAGTCGTGAAGGTCTTCCCCTGACAGAGGGAATCCTCATGATTAGCATAACGAGCTGCATGAATCATGAAATGCAGGTCTGGCACTGGGTCAATATTTAGACTTTATAGTGCTCTTAACATTAAGTGTTTAACTTAATTAGTATACTGCTTTACAATGTATTTTAATTCCCATAAAGTGCTGATAATTGGTCCTTTAAAGAGAAAAGGGCCTTTACCACACAAGTCTAACATCACAGGTCAGATTTAGTGTGTCAGCATCTTTTTGCTGGTGGTTTTTGATGATTTAGCATTCATTAAAAAGGAGTTATAAATGGGTTAATGATATAAATTCTAGATATAATAGTTATGTGAATTTACACAACAGTTTGGTGACGTTTTCCTGATTTTCTTTGCATTTAAAGGGTTCATAAGGGATGTTTCTTTTTACTAAACAGCCCCCTAAACAGTGCACAAGCTCCAGGCAGGgctgtaataaaaaatacaggaGGTGGTACACACCTTAACATGACATTAATAAAGATACAAAGTGCTGATAATATATAATTTACTTGTATAATATTGTTATTGTGTCAAAGTGCATCCATGTAGGTTAAAGGCGCTGTGTTTTGTTCAACATTCCTGGTCGCCATAGCAACACTCCACCCCTTCGCGTCAGTGACGTCCTCGCTTTGCATAGCAACAGGGATCGTCTGTATTGTCGAGACGGATCActcaacaaagaaaaacaaaaactggcCCTTGCGGCGTTGCGTGCGAAGACACCCAGCACATGACGTCATGACGCCACCAGTTCCGGGAAACCGTGTCGGAGTGAGagttctgtctgtgtctgtgtctcagacagcagctgtgtgtgtccgCGGTGTCTGTGGAGCAGCGGAATGACACAGGACACCAAACAACCCGTTTACCTTGTGGATTGTTTGAATAGgccctttttttgtttgactgGTTGGCAGGAACAGCAGCTTCCAAAGCAGCAGTGCTGTCCTGGGATTATTTGTTTATCACAATGTTCGAGTTCTTTAGGGGTAGATCTTGTTCTAGAAATAAAAGCTGGGTTAATAATTAGCACGTAGGCCACCTGATAAACACAACTGGTGAccataataatgacaataatttggaaaaacaacaataattaGCTTGCAGCAGCACAGATGAGGGTTAATGGATGAAATCAAGGGTGTAGGTTGTGTTTCAACATcagggggacacatatgaaactaAAATGGGGGTCCTCCACCAGAAAAGTATGAGCATCAAACAATGTCTTGCATTTCGGTGAATAATTACGCACGAATTAgttcattttctgcatcaatttaatgtgtaaatgtctttaattttgtcaaaataaaagtcttctgCTACTTACGTTTTTATTATAAGGGAAACAAACCCAcattttctaaatattgagggggatgtAGACCCTTTGTCCCCCCAGATATCTACACCTATGGATGAGACGACATTTTGAAATCAAATGTAAATCACAGAGTTACACGCACACTCTAAATTCCCATACTCTATgcttatttcttttatttttagccTGCATCTTTAAATTTTAATTCGATCTCAAGTGTCAATACATAGCATCATCGGTGCTATTCACGAGATCACAGTTAAATATCTATCGCACTAATTTACATGAACTTTGAACGCTGATGTCACCGCGTCTAAAAATAAACTCCGCCGCTCTCTGCGCATTCACGCTCAAGTTGCTCTGAAGAAAACAAGTCTTTGAGCTGTAGTCAGGGGTGTCTGCGGTTATGTCCGACCTTTGAACCCCTAGCTCTCGAGCCGCCGGTTCCTGAATGGGCTCGGGCGACCACCTAATGATGTGCCGGTAAATAATGCCAGAGGGGGCCGTGACTGCCGGGAAGCAGCCGGGAGCGCAGCCCCTCTGAGCGGGGAGAGGCCCCCCCTCTCCATTCACCAAACTATCCCTTTCTCTCCAGTGGGTATGTGAGGTCATCTGAAACCTAAATATAGCAACTCCAGCCTATATAATCCCTTTTGTTATGGGGGCTGGATTAGGGTGTGTGAGGGAATAACGTTTACATAATTGGGAATAATAAACTGCATCATTGGTGTGTGAGAGAATAACAGAGTGATGAGatcatgaggaaaaaaaagtcaggcaACACTTTTAGGAAAGAGGAGGTCGAATAGGTTTTATTCTCTGCAGTAACACATCAGTGTGATGTTGGTGTGATGTACAAATGCATTTACATGTCCACATGTGCGTAAAGACGCAGCGTATTCGTGTAGACGCGGGTCAAGTGCAGAGGTTTGCCCTCGTCTTGTTCTAAAAGTAGCCGAATGACGCCGTTCTCAGGTAGCCTGCAATGCATGACGATCCTTTTAGCGCATGTTTCACTTTCTTTTGTGACT
The sequence above is drawn from the Epinephelus moara isolate mb chromosome 12, YSFRI_EMoa_1.0, whole genome shotgun sequence genome and encodes:
- the fosab gene encoding v-fos FBJ murine osteosarcoma viral oncogene homolog Ab, which translates into the protein MMFTSFNTECDSSRCSTASPSGDNVGYFPSPAGSYSSMGSPQSQDFTDLTASSASFIPTVTAISTSPDLQWMVQPLISSVAPSHRPHPYSPSPAYTRPGMRSASKAHNSAKRGRAEQCSPEEEEKKRVRRERNKQAAAKCRNRRRELTDSLQAETDQLEDEKSNLQNDIANLLKEKERLEFILAAHQPICKIPSELDSDFSVVSLSPAHPCLSTAVSSQSETTIPKATTIASSQPTYTSTSNSLFSTTSSVLSTATISSSAVKMADLESSVLEESLDLLAKTEMESARSVPEVDLSNSLYTTQDWEPLHATANNGDFEPLCTPVVTCTPACTTYTSSFVFTFPEAETFPTCGIAHRRGSNSNDQSSDSLSSPTLLAL